The following proteins are encoded in a genomic region of Enoplosus armatus isolate fEnoArm2 chromosome 11, fEnoArm2.hap1, whole genome shotgun sequence:
- the LOC139292405 gene encoding zinc finger protein 436, whose product MLDKTSDKGQETGCCSDCGCTLSLPQPDPDSTNTSASPKKQRVHKADGPSKCASCQAGSSLPNGRRPHRRIRLDPHSCSLCSKTFISSAHLTLHLASHNKERKFRCSICGKYFHQSSHLMAHKIIHSGDRPFKCPDCGKTFGRASHLKTHRRLHTGEKPFKCTYCDKSFTQKAGLLAHVRLHTGERPYKCEQCGEGFRSLSLLLSHKAEKSSGQAKPESAPAPNQPQKTQSSSEDLKCGVCCRTFVRSSYIRLHIRLNKGQRPYHCKVCNKTFVKLDTFVNHCDKHLRQKRDKSKEGVKDKVVKPPLFVPLPSPPSPEALPPQPLSSEVNTRSRAKAKSKMEP is encoded by the coding sequence ATGCTGGATAAAACCAGTGATAAAGGCCAAGAGACTGGCTGCTGTTCAGACTGTGGATGCACGCTCAGCCTCCCACAGCCTGACCCTGATTCAACCAACACTTCAGCTTCTCCTAAAAAGCAGCGTGTGCACAAGGCAGATGGTCCCTCCAAATGTGCATCCTGCCAGGCGGGCAGCAGCCTCCCTAATGGCCGACGTCCACACCGGCGCATCCGCCTGGACCCTCACAGCTGCAGCCTGTGCTCAAAAACCTTCATCTCCTCCGCCCACCTGACCCTTCACCTGGCCTCTCACAACAAGGAGAGGAAGTTCAGATGCAGCATCTGTGGCAAGTACTTCCATCAGTCCTCTCACCTGATGGCACACAAGATAATCCACAGCGGGGACAGGCCGTTTAAATGCCCCGACTGTGGCAAGACCTTTGGCCGGGCCTCACATCTGAAGACGCACCGTCGGCTCCACACGGGCGAGAAACCCTTCAAGTGCACCTACTGTGACAAGTCGTTCACACAGAAGGCCGGCCTCCTGGCACATGTTCGTCTACACACAGGGGAGCGGCCGTACAAATGTGAGCAGTGTGGTGAGGGTTTTCGCTCCTTGTCACTCCTGCTGTCTCACAAGGCTGAAAAGTCGTCCGGCCAGGCCAAACCAGAGTCAGCACCAGCACCCAACCAGCCCCAGAAGACACAAAGTAGCTCAGAGGATCTGAAGTGTGGTGTCTGCTGCCGCACCTTTGTACGATCATCATACATCAGGCTGCACATTCGCCTCAACAAGGGACAGCGGCCATATCACTGCAAAGTGTGCAACAAGACCTTTGTCAAGCTGGATACGTTTGTAAACCACTGTGATAAACACTTGAGACAGAAAAGGGATAAAAGCAAGGAGGGGGTCAAAGACAAAGTCGTTAAACCTCCTCTGTTTGTCCCCCTCCCCAGTCCTCCTTCTCCTGAGGCCTTACCCCCTCAGCCTTTATCCTCAGAGGTCAACACACGCTCCAGAGCAAAAGCAAAGAGTAAAATGGAGCCATGA
- the prmt2 gene encoding protein arginine N-methyltransferase 2, giving the protein MQSEKEDEDDASPEEYVALSNFTGCGSDQLTFSSGDRLLVHAKPSSEWWWAELHGVTGYVPASYMRPYAAEEEEDTSLEDPWQDEEYFGSYGTLRLHLEMLSDKSRTEAYRQVILRNSASLRNKVVMDLGCGTGIISLFCAQLAQPSVVYAVEASSMAEYTRQLVKKNGCEEVVTVLQRRAEEVELPEQVDVLVSEWMGNCLLFEFMVESVLLARDRWLREGGVMWPSSAALTLVPCQADSYYSEKMSFWERPYGLDFTPLQPLAQQEFFTKPKFSHVIEPDDCLTAPCDVINLDMYTLQVKDLEEIKGQFHFCVEKSGVFHGFTAWFTVHFESLETGGAAVELNTGPNSEPTHWKQTLFMLDRPVSVYAGDSIRGTIVLRRNPAWRRHMNVTLHWNINSSTKDTDNCQVGTKSFPMWR; this is encoded by the exons ATGCAGTCagagaaagaggatgaggatgatgcgTCTCCTGAAGAGTATGTTGCCCTGTCCAATTTCACTGGATGTGGCAGCGACCAG CTTACTTTCAGCAGCGGGGACAGACTGCTCGTGCACGCCAAGCCTTCATCAGAGTGGTGGTGGGCAGAGCTGCATGGGGTCACAGGTTATGTCCCCGCCAGCTACATGCGCCCGTatgctgctgaggaggaggaggacacctCCCTGGAGGACCCATGGCAAGATGAAGAATACTTTGGCAGTTATGGAACACTG agGCTTCACTTGGAGATGTTGTCAGATAAGAGCCGCACTGAGGCGTACCGGCAGGTTATTCTCCGCAACAGTGCTTCTCTGAGGAATAAGGTGGTGATGGACCTCGGCTGTGGGACTGGCATCATCAGCCTGTTCTGCGCTCAGCTGGCACAACCCTCAGTG GTGTATGCTGTGGAGGCGAGCTCCATGGCAGAGTACACCAGACAGCTGGTGAAGAAGAACGGCTGTGAGGAGGTGGTCACGGTGCTCCAGAGACGAGCTGAGGAGGTCGAGCTACCTGAGCAGGTGGACGTCCTGGTGTCTGAGTGGATGGGCAACTGTCTGCTG TTTGAGTTCATGGTGGAGTCCGTTCTGCTGGCCAGGGACCGTTGGCTTAGGGAAGGTGGCGTGATGTGGCCCTCATCTGCAGCCCTCACCCTGGTGCCATGTCAGGCCGACAGCTATTATTCGGAGAAAATGTCCTTCTGGGAACGGCCCTACGGCCTGGACTTCACTCCTCTTCA GCCCTTGGCACAGCAGGAGTTCTTCACCAAGCCCAAGTTCAGCCACGTCATTGAGCCCGATGACTGCCTCACTGCCCCCTGTGATGTCATAAACCTGGATATGTACACTCTACAAGTCAAAGACCTGGAG GAAATAAAGGgtcagtttcatttttgtgtggAAAAGTCTGGTGTTTTCCATGGATTCACCGCCTGGTTCACTGTTCATTTTGAGAGCCTGGAGACGGGAGGTGCAGCAGTGGAGCTAAACACCGGACCTAACTCTGa GCCGACACACTGGAAGCAGACTCTGTTCATGCTAGACCGGCCAGTTAGTGTGTATGCTGGAGACTCCATCAGAGGAACCATTGTCCTGCGCAGGAACCCCGCCTGGAGACGCCACATGAATGTTACCCTGCACTGGAACattaacagcagcacaaaggaCACAGACAATTGCCAg GTTGGTACAAAGAGTTTCCCCATGTGGAGGTGA
- the ercc1 gene encoding DNA excision repair protein ERCC-1, translated as MKKRFNINLDDSAFTKETTPLKPQFQPSSKGGQNASTSSSVKPASEPVDQPLSYAEYIVQSKSNVAAPPQGGGPSKLLRTEGAGVTNVKLCESDSVSSAPGGCKAIQGCAKETEGGSEGVKSSEGTQVAGTDQKEGNCQMSDPSLSVGPKPVGSGSSIIVSPRQRGNPILKFVRSVPWEFGDVVPDYVLGQTTCALFLSLRYHNLNPNYIHDRLKLLGQTFTLRVLLVQVDVKDPHHTLKELARICIMADCTLILAWSPEEAGRYLETYKSYEKKPADVLKEQVEKDYLSKVTDCLTTVKSINKTDAITLLSTFSSVEGIISASKEDLVLCPGLGPQKARRLHDVLHKPFLKSKTKDS; from the exons atgaagaagaggTTTAACATCAACCTGGACGACTCTGCTTTCACCAAAGAAACAACGCCG CTAAAGCCGCAGTTTCAGCCTTCCTCCAAAGGAGGACAAAACGCCTCAACTTCATCTTCAGTAAAGCCTGCATCTGAGCCCGTGGACCAGCCCTTGTCGTATGCAGAATATATTGTCCAGAGTAAAAGCAATGtggctgctcctcctcaggGAGGGGGTCCCTCCAAACTGCTCAGGACTGAAGGTGCTGGAGTTACCAATGTGAAGCTATGTGAGTCAGATTCAGTGTCGTCTGCCCCAGGAGGATGTAAAGCAATTCAGGGCTGTGCTAAAGAGACTGAAGGTGGCTCTGAAGGGGTTAAGAGTAGTGAGGGGACACAGGTGGCTGGCACAGACCAAAAAGAGGGGAACTGTCAAATGTCAGATCCAAGCCTCAGCGTGGGTCCAAAGCCTGTGGGGTCTGGGAGCAGCATTATTGTCAGTCCTCGACAG AGGGGAAATCCCATTCTGAAGTTTGTGAGGAGTGTCCCGTGGGAGTTTGGAGATGTTGTACCAGACTATGTCTTAGGCCAGACAACTTGTGCTCTCTTCCTCAG TCTGAGGTATCACAATCTCAATCCAAACTATATCCACGACCGTCTCAAGCTGCTTGGACAGACTTTCACCCTGCGAGTGTTACTGGTGCAAGTAGATGTG AAAGATCCTCATCACACATTGAAGGAGCTGGCTCGCATCTGCATCATGGCTGACTGCACTCTCATCCTGGCTTGGAG TCCAGAGGAGGCAGGACGTTACCTGGAAACGTACAAGTCTTATGAAAAGAAACCAGCAGATGTACTGAAGGAGCAAGTTGAAAAAGACTATCTGTCAAAG GTTACAGATTGCCTGACCACTGTGAAGTCTATCAACAAGACGGATGCCATTACCTTGCTGTCAACTTTTTCA tcagtAGAAGGAATCATCAGTGCTTCTAAGGAAGACTTAGTTCTCTGTCCAGGCCTTGGACCACAGAAA GCAAGGCGACTCCATGATGTGCTGCACAAGCCCTTCCTCAAGTCGAAGACAAAAGACAGCTGA
- the sona gene encoding serine/arginine repetitive matrix protein 5 translates to MECAVDIPSGEDEAPEKDDINAKEGNETPHKKNKKHRKHKSKKKKRKRKGEKESSSESGAESDVEPPPPLKPVRTTRASARLAAAAGAGDHAGLKEEGKKDVITDRVDTEGDAKSKKHKRHASKKKKKKRKKDEKQEKKSPSRSPSESSSASGSESEGEGGKGAGDGKYSPAAASDLQEPVSKLVPKSKRGEDKGVPILMQKPELLGVKKEEISDMDVSPSGGKGTNTNGSENDMRLPSAGQDEMTQTATVKVKTEGSHADGAFSHAQDLPDIIPKQEGATPRDDQGLKDQAISVQRAKVKERDSSRSPSPPRSLDIKRSGSSHSRSPTPSPSRQQSDVKTAAAMKERSRTHSRSTSKGKHSTTPLKSRQLSRSQSPISRKKSRSPSSKSPKRASCQSRSTSRSLTPKKKISKPTRKSKSPKRRRGSLSVSPKRRRSSHSPKRKVSRSPKRGGRRSPSLSRSPRRSRRSESRPRGGTRHSRTRSPRRGGAVGRRSRSRSINRTRRSHSRSRRPVRRSRSRSPARRTGGRRSRSRSLSRRRRSPPPRSRRSRSRSIRRSRRTRSRSIVVLKRNRRSRSRSPRKRTKSKTPPSRRRSKSRSPLRRRSRSPARRNRSPPRSGKRSKSRSLSRRHRSKSHSPLPGKRRSKSPRKSGRRSKSKSVSAGLNRSRSRSESSDGQSDSSSPARSTSFSPVKEMTLSSLKAEQAADGKAAGESGGLSATAGAWKPVPSAAASSPQAGISSDKLQEQPQMLAEEQRERVSSSNERDVSRSRSGSREAGTGPGGSDCSEGSDEEEVQVKTAPQRPRSSSGSASPQLQKKQLSKSRSPMIRRKLSRSTSSPRRSTSKSASRRKQSKSPVRKRESVSPSERKKRRSKSPARRRRSRSRSTARRKQSGSKSRTKIRRSKSRSPTRKRSKSRSTGRRKRSRSGDRSRRSRSRSSDRRRRSRSRGRGRRPVFRSRSFDRRDRWKREPSHSPVLILRKQRRSGSRTRRSTSKTPPRLTELDKDQLLEIAKANAAAMCAKAGVPIPESLRPKAILQLPLPTPSPTPLSLPLPLPLPMGMGMPNMPNMGPMGIANIPGMPSMSNITMSAAMASMTAATMTAALTNMGALAAMPPLAPLPTITNKPPPCLAPPTPTLNLDHIEEAKRKVTQQANIHTIKELTEKCKMIANSKEEMAIAKPHVSDDES, encoded by the exons ATGGAGTGTGCAGTGGACATTCCCTCAG GTGAGGATGAGGCACCTGAGAAAGATGACATAAATGCCAAGGAAGGGAATGAGACACcccacaagaaaaacaaaaagcacagaaaacacaagagtaagaagaagaagaggaagaggaagggggaaaaagagagcagtTCAGAATCTGGCGCTGAGTCGGATGTAGagccaccacctccactgaAACCTGTCAGGACCACCAGAGCCAG tgCCAGactggcagcagctgcaggagctggagacCATGCTGGGCTGAAAGAGGAGGGCAAAAAGGATGTCATTACAG ATCGCGTGGACACGGAGGGAGATGCAaaatccaaaaaacacaaaagacatgcttctaagaagaagaaaaagaagaggaagaaagatgaaaagcaggaaaagaaatcCCCATCTCGCTCCCCATCTGAAAGCAGCTCAGCTTCAGGTTCTGAGTCTGAGGGTGAAGGAGGTAAAGGGGCTGGTGATGGGAAGTactctccagctgcagcatctgACCTGCAAGAACCAGTGTCCAAACTGGTTCCAAAAAGCAAACGAGGGGAGGACAAGGGGGTTCCCATCCTCATGCAGAAACCTGAATTGCTTGGCGTTAAGAAAGAGGAGATATCAGATATGGATGTGTCCCCATCGGGAGGGAAGGGTACAAACACCAATGGATCAGAAAATGATATGAGGTTGCCCTCTGCAGGCCAGGATGAGATGACACAGACAGCGACAGTTAAGGTTAAGACAGAGGGTAGTCATGCTGATGGTGCATTCAGCCATGCCCAGGACCTCCCTGACATCATCCCTAAACAGGAAGGTGCCACCCCAAGAGATGACCAAGGCCTGAAAGATCAGGCCATTTCAGTTCAGAGGGCAAAGGTCAAGGAACGTGATTCATCCAGGTCTCCTTCCCCACCCAGGAGTCTAGACATTAAGAGGTCTGGGTCAAGTCATAGTCGGTCACCAACACCTAGTCCCAGTAGGCAGCAGTCTGAtgttaaaacagcagcagcaatgaaAGAACGGTCAAGAACCCATTCCAGGTCAACCTCTAAGGGAAAACATTCTACAACTCCTCTAAAGAGTCGGCAGCTGTCCCGCTCTCAGTCCCCTATATCTAGGAAGAAGTCACGCTCCCCTTCCTCGAAGTCGCCCAAGAGAGCTAGCTGTCAATCCCGGTCCACCTCTCGCTCCCTCACCCCCAAGAAGAAGATTTCAAAGCCAACGAGGAAATCCAAGTCCCCTAAACGTCGGAGGGGTTCCTTGTCTGTTTCCCCAAAGCGACGCAGAAGTTCCCACTCTCCTAAAAGAAAGGTGTCACGATCCCCTAAACGTGGTGGCCGCAGgtcaccctctctgtctcgGTCTCCAAGGAGAAGTCGAAGGTCAGAGTCACGTCCCCGTGGAGGCACAAGGCACTCCAGGACCCGCTCACCCAGACGAGGCGGTGCAGTTGGCAGGCGTTCGCGGTCACGTTCCATCAATAGAACCCGTCGCTCCCACTCTAGATCAAGACGTCCTGTTCGCCGCTCCAGGTCACGATCTCCAGCCAGGCGTACAGGAGGCAGGCGCTCCAGAAGTCGATCCTTGTCTCGACGTAGGAGGTCACCACCTCCCAGATCCCGTCGTTCACGCTCCCGGTCCATTCGCAGAAGCAGGCGGACTCGATCACGTTCCATTGTCGTCCTTAAGCGCAATCGTCGTTCCAGATCCAGGAGTCCTCGCAAACGGACCAAATCCAAAACCCCTCCCTCCCGACGGCGGTCTAAATCCCGGTCACCACTCAGAAGGCGCTCTCGGTCCCCTGCCAGGAGAAATCGTTCTCCGCCAAGGTCTGGCAAACGGTCCAAATCCCGTTCGTTGTCTCGACGGCATCGGTCAAAGTCACACTCACCACTACCTGGCAAGAGGAGGTCCAAATCTCCTAGGAAGAGTGGAAGAAGGTCAAAGTCTAAATCCGTCTCTGCAGGCTTGAACAGATCTAGGTCCAGGTCTGAGTCAAGTGATGGACAGTCTGACAGCTCCTCCCCAGCCAGATCcacatctttctctcctgtTAAAGAGATGACTCTTTCCTCACTGAAGGCAGAGCAGGCAGCTGATGGGAAGGCAGCTGGAGAAAGTGGAGGACTGTCAGCTACTGCAG GTGCGTGGAAACCTGTGCCCTCAGCAGCTGCCTCCAGCCCCCAAGCTGGGATCTCCTCAGATAAGTTGCAGGAGCAACCTCAGATGCTTGCTGAGGAACAGAGGGAGCGTGTCAGCTCATCCAATGAACGAGATGTTTCCAGGTCCAGGTCTGGTTCCAGAGAGGCTGGCACTGGCCCAGGTGGGTCAGATTGTTCCGAAGGCTCCGATGAGGAAGAAGTTCAAGTTAAAACGGCACCTCAACGCCCGAGAAGCTCCTCAGGGTCAGCGTCTCCTCAATTGCAGAAGAAGCAGCTGTCCAAGTCACGCTCACCTATGATTCGCAGGAAACTTTCACGCTCAACTTCTTCGCCTCGACGATCAACATCCAAGTCTGCGTCCAGAAGGAAGCA GTCCAAGTCTCCAGTGAGGAAAAGAGAATCTGTCTCTCCATCAGAAAGGAAGAAGCGACGGTCTAAATCTCCTGCCCGCCGGCGGAGGTCACGCTCGCGCTCCACCGCACGGCGTAAGCAATCAGGCTCCAAGTCCCGAACCAAAATCCGACGATCCAAGTCCCGCTCTCCAACCCGCAAGAG ATCCAAGAGCCGCTCCACAGGCCGGAGGAAAAGGTCCAGGTCAGGAGACAGAAGCAGGCGATCCAGGTCTCGGTCTTCTGATCGCAGACGCAGGTCTAGGTCGAGGGGTCGAGGGAGGCGCCCAGTGTTTCGCAGTCGTTCGTTTGATAGACGGGACAGGTGGAAAAGGGAACCTAGCCATTCTCCAGTTCTCATTCTCCGCAAACAGCGCCGGTCAGGGTCCCGGACACGACGCAGCACCAGCAAGACTCCTCCACGGCTCACTGAACTGg ATAAGGACCAGTTGCTGGAGATAGCGAAAGCTAATGCTGCTGCCATGTGTGCTAAGGCGGGGGTGCCCATTCCTGAGAGTCTTCGACCGAAAGCcatcctccagctccctctACCCACGCCATCTCCTACCCCCCTCTCCTTGCCTCTACCTTTACCTCTCCCAATGGGCATGGGGATGCCCAATATGCCCAACATGGGTCCAATGGGGATAGCCAATATTCCAGGAATGCCCAGCATGTCAAACATCACCATGAGTGCTGCTATGGCAAGTATGACAGCAGCTACTATGACAGCTGCTTTGACCAACATGGGTGCCCTGGCGGCCATGCCTCCCCTTGCCCCACTTCCTACCATCACTAACAAGCCTCCGCCATGTCTCGCCCCCCCAACACCAACCCTTAACCTGGACCACATAGAGGAAGCGAAGAGGAAGGTCACTCAGCAAGCTAACATACACACCATCAAGGAGCTCACTGag AAGTGCAAGATGATCGCAAATAGCAAGGAGGAGATGGCCATTGCTAAACCCCATGTCTCAGATGATGAAAGCTAA